The region TGGGACGCCAGGCGAAACGCTTCCTTCGCCGTCGCATTGTCCACACCTTCCATTTCATACAAAATACGGCCCGGCCGAATAACCGCGACCCAATCTTCCGGCGATCCCTTTCCTTTTCCCATCCGGGTTTCGGCCGGTTTCTTGGTCAATGGCTTGTCGGGAAACATCCGAATCCAGACTTTCCCTCCCCGTTTGATGAAACGGGAAATCGAAACA is a window of Bdellovibrionota bacterium DNA encoding:
- the rplP gene encoding 50S ribosomal protein L16, coding for VSISRFIKRGGKVWIRMFPDKPLTKKPAETRMGKGKGSPEDWVAVIRPGRILYEMEGVDNATAKEAFRLASHKLPLKTRIVSRRAV